One stretch of Oscillatoria salina IIICB1 DNA includes these proteins:
- a CDS encoding alpha-1,4-glucan--maltose-1-phosphate maltosyltransferase yields MLPIEGRQRVQIEKIYPAIDCGRFPIKRIIGEEVQVEATVFTDSHDLITSEIVYRRESETEWHHAPMYSLINDRWQGVFTVENIGNYYYSVRAWVDHFKTWRRDLQKRVEAGQNVAVDLLIGAELVEKGANRASGEDHDKLHTWAAVLKETSEDQKILVEKALSEELFFLISKYPDRSLATTYEQELKIIVDREKARFSTWYEMFPRSCGTPLRKHGTFKDGWEFLPYIAGMGFDVLYLPPIHPIGHQFRKGKNNQLVAEPDDVGVCWGIGSHEGGHKSVHPLLGTLEDFREFVAKAKEHNLEIALDIAFQCSPDHPYVKDHPQWFKHRPDGTIQYAENPPKKYQDIYPIDFETPDWQNLWQELKSVMVFWIEQGVHIFRVDNPHTKAFPFWEWAIASIKHDYPDIIFLSESFTRPNVMYRLAKLGFTQSYTYFTWRNNKWDLTEYMTELTRSEVKEFFHPNFWPNTPDILHEYLQHGGRPAFMIRLALAATLTANYGIYGPAFEVCENRAVRPGSEEYLDSEKYQLREWDLDSPYSIQDWITRANRARREHPALQSDYSLRFHYINNDRTICYTKQTPDNSDVMLMVVNLDPHWTQSGWLDLPLETLGIDPYRPYQLHDLFTDAQYTWSGGHNYVELNPYDAPAHLFWIKQQ; encoded by the coding sequence ATGCTGCCAATAGAAGGAAGACAAAGAGTACAAATTGAAAAAATTTACCCAGCGATCGACTGCGGACGTTTCCCAATTAAGCGCATCATTGGCGAAGAAGTCCAAGTAGAAGCTACAGTTTTTACAGACAGTCACGATCTAATTACCAGCGAGATTGTTTATCGCCGAGAATCCGAAACCGAATGGCATCATGCGCCAATGTATTCTTTAATTAACGATCGCTGGCAAGGTGTATTTACAGTTGAGAATATTGGTAACTACTATTACTCGGTTCGCGCTTGGGTAGACCATTTCAAAACTTGGCGTCGAGATCTGCAAAAAAGGGTCGAAGCAGGTCAAAATGTGGCTGTAGACTTGCTCATCGGTGCGGAATTGGTCGAGAAAGGAGCTAATCGTGCTTCAGGAGAAGACCACGACAAGCTACACACTTGGGCGGCTGTATTGAAAGAAACTTCCGAAGACCAAAAAATTCTCGTCGAAAAAGCACTTTCTGAGGAATTGTTTTTCCTAATTAGTAAATACCCCGATCGCTCCCTGGCGACAACTTACGAACAAGAGTTGAAAATTATCGTCGATCGCGAAAAAGCTCGTTTTAGTACCTGGTACGAAATGTTCCCTCGTTCTTGCGGTACTCCCTTACGCAAACACGGAACGTTTAAAGATGGGTGGGAATTTCTCCCCTATATTGCCGGGATGGGTTTTGATGTCTTATATTTACCACCAATTCATCCAATTGGACATCAGTTTCGCAAAGGCAAAAATAATCAACTTGTCGCCGAACCCGATGACGTAGGCGTTTGTTGGGGTATTGGTTCCCACGAAGGCGGACATAAATCCGTTCACCCCTTGCTAGGAACCCTGGAAGACTTCCGCGAATTTGTTGCCAAAGCAAAAGAACATAACCTAGAAATAGCTTTAGACATTGCTTTTCAGTGTAGTCCCGATCATCCCTACGTCAAAGACCATCCCCAATGGTTTAAACATCGACCCGACGGGACAATTCAGTACGCCGAAAACCCACCAAAAAAGTACCAAGATATCTATCCCATCGACTTTGAAACCCCCGATTGGCAGAATCTCTGGCAAGAACTCAAAAGCGTGATGGTATTCTGGATCGAGCAAGGAGTGCATATTTTCCGCGTCGATAATCCCCATACAAAGGCGTTTCCTTTTTGGGAATGGGCGATCGCTTCAATTAAACACGATTATCCCGATATTATTTTTCTTTCGGAATCTTTCACTCGTCCCAATGTCATGTATCGCCTTGCTAAACTCGGCTTTACCCAATCCTACACCTACTTTACTTGGCGCAATAACAAGTGGGACTTAACTGAATACATGACCGAATTGACTCGCAGTGAAGTTAAAGAGTTCTTCCATCCTAACTTTTGGCCCAATACACCCGATATTCTCCACGAATATCTCCAACACGGAGGAAGACCCGCCTTTATGATTCGGTTAGCATTAGCAGCAACACTAACTGCTAATTACGGAATCTATGGACCAGCTTTTGAAGTCTGTGAAAATCGCGCGGTACGACCCGGAAGCGAAGAATACCTCGATTCAGAGAAATATCAACTTCGCGAATGGGATTTGGATAGCCCTTATTCGATCCAAGATTGGATTACAAGGGCAAATCGCGCCCGTCGGGAACATCCAGCTTTACAAAGCGACTATAGTTTGCGCTTTCATTACATCAACAACGATCGCACGATCTGCTACACCAAGCAGACTCCCGATAATAGTGATGTAATGTTGATGGTGGTCAACCTCGACCCTCATTGGACGCAATCAGGTTGGTTAGATTTACCCTTAGAGACATTGGGAATCGATCCCTATCGACCTTATCAACTGCATGACTTGTTTACTGATGCTCAGTACACTTGGTCTGGCGGACACAATTATGTAGAATTAAATCCCTACGATGCTCCTGCCCATTTGTTCTGGATTAAACAGCAGTAG
- the glgX gene encoding glycogen debranching protein GlgX codes for MYVPVWPGKAYPLGASWDGQGTNFALFSENATGVELCLFDQKKRETRIELTEVSNFVWHCYLPGIGPGQRYGYRVHGPYDPLQGHRFNPNKLLIDPYAKAIAGEIGYGEEIFGYAWDDEEQDLAFSELDDAHLIPKSVVVDESFDWEGDKLLRIPFHESIIYETHVKGFTKLHPDIPEKLRGTYAGLAHPAAIAYLQSLGITAVELMPVHHFLSQPGHLIEKGLRNYWGYDSICYMAPYSGYSAKGNLGQQVTEFKKMVKALHAGGIEVILDVVYNHTGEGNHLGPTLSLKGIDNAAYYRLVEDDPRYYMDFTGCGNSLNVRHPQVLKLIMDSLRYWVLEMHVDGFRFDLASALARELYEVDSLAAFFDIVHQDPVLADVKLIAEPWDVGEGGYQVGNFPLLWSEWNGKYRDTVRDFWRGEDRTLAEFAYRFTGSSDLYQSNGRSPNASINFITAHDGFTLNDLVSYNEKHNQANGEDNNDGESHNRSWNCGVEGPTEEPKVLRLRNRQRRNFLTSLMLSQGVPMLLSGDEIGRTQQGNNNAYCQDNEISWLDWDLQDENAALLDFARQLIYFRRQHPNFRRRKWFQGRAIHGSGVNDIGWFNPDGGQMTGEQWQDGFAKAVGIFLNGEEIATPGERGERVMDDSFYLLFNAHYETIEFILPEGLQNREWAVVIDTTKPRFVQVGKRYKEDKPIPVMGRAIVVLRRI; via the coding sequence ATGTATGTACCAGTTTGGCCAGGAAAAGCCTATCCTCTAGGAGCAAGTTGGGATGGTCAAGGCACAAACTTCGCTTTATTCAGCGAAAATGCAACAGGTGTAGAACTTTGTTTGTTCGATCAAAAGAAAAGAGAAACCAGGATCGAACTAACAGAAGTCAGTAATTTTGTCTGGCATTGTTATTTACCAGGGATAGGTCCGGGTCAGCGATATGGATATCGGGTTCACGGACCGTACGATCCCTTACAAGGTCATCGCTTCAATCCGAATAAACTGTTGATCGATCCTTATGCAAAGGCGATCGCGGGTGAAATTGGTTATGGCGAAGAAATTTTCGGTTATGCTTGGGATGACGAAGAGCAAGATTTAGCTTTTTCAGAGCTAGACGACGCTCACCTGATCCCTAAATCAGTAGTTGTAGACGAGTCTTTTGATTGGGAAGGAGACAAGTTACTGAGAATTCCTTTCCACGAATCGATTATTTACGAAACTCACGTCAAAGGCTTTACCAAACTGCATCCGGATATCCCCGAAAAATTGCGGGGGACTTATGCCGGGTTAGCACATCCTGCCGCGATCGCCTATCTCCAATCTCTCGGTATTACCGCCGTGGAATTGATGCCCGTACATCATTTTCTCAGCCAACCGGGACATTTAATCGAAAAAGGACTGAGAAATTATTGGGGCTATGACTCGATTTGCTATATGGCTCCTTACTCAGGTTATAGTGCCAAAGGCAACCTCGGGCAACAAGTAACCGAATTTAAAAAAATGGTGAAAGCCCTACACGCAGGTGGGATTGAGGTAATCTTAGATGTAGTTTACAACCATACTGGAGAAGGCAATCACCTCGGTCCGACCCTCTCTCTCAAAGGTATTGACAACGCTGCCTACTACCGCTTAGTAGAAGACGATCCCCGCTACTACATGGATTTTACGGGTTGCGGTAACTCGCTCAACGTTCGTCACCCCCAAGTCTTGAAGTTAATCATGGATAGCCTCAGATATTGGGTGCTAGAAATGCACGTTGACGGCTTCCGCTTTGACTTAGCCTCAGCACTAGCACGAGAATTATACGAAGTCGATAGTCTGGCAGCTTTCTTTGATATCGTTCACCAAGATCCGGTACTTGCTGACGTGAAACTAATCGCCGAACCTTGGGACGTAGGTGAAGGTGGCTATCAAGTCGGTAACTTTCCTTTGCTTTGGTCAGAATGGAACGGTAAATATCGCGATACAGTCAGAGACTTTTGGCGTGGTGAAGACCGAACTTTAGCTGAATTTGCTTATCGTTTTACAGGCAGTTCAGATTTGTATCAATCCAACGGTCGCAGTCCCAATGCCAGTATTAACTTTATCACCGCTCACGACGGCTTTACGCTGAATGATTTAGTCAGCTACAACGAAAAACACAATCAAGCGAACGGAGAAGATAATAATGATGGCGAAAGTCATAACCGTTCTTGGAATTGTGGTGTCGAAGGACCGACAGAAGAGCCCAAAGTGCTACGCTTGCGTAACCGCCAAAGACGCAACTTCTTAACCAGTTTAATGCTTTCTCAAGGCGTACCAATGTTGCTTTCGGGAGATGAAATTGGGCGGACGCAACAAGGCAATAATAATGCTTATTGTCAAGATAACGAAATTTCCTGGTTGGACTGGGACTTACAAGACGAAAATGCTGCTTTGCTGGATTTTGCTCGTCAGTTAATTTATTTTCGCCGCCAACATCCTAATTTCCGACGGCGCAAATGGTTCCAAGGTCGAGCAATTCACGGTTCTGGCGTTAATGATATCGGTTGGTTTAACCCCGATGGCGGTCAAATGACTGGCGAACAGTGGCAAGACGGATTTGCCAAAGCAGTGGGGATCTTTTTAAATGGAGAAGAAATTGCTACTCCTGGCGAGCGAGGAGAGCGGGTAATGGATGATAGTTTTTATCTGTTGTTCAATGCCCACTATGAAACAATTGAGTTTATCCTCCCTGAAGGATTGCAAAATCGAGAATGGGCAGTGGTAATTGATACGACTAAACCTCGTTTTGTTCAAGTAGGTAAACGTTACAAAGAAGACAAACCCATACCCGTGATGGGACGCGCGATCGTGGTTTTGCGCCGAATTTGA